From Qipengyuania psychrotolerans:
CACCAGCCTGAAGGTTGGCCGCATTCTCAACCGTCAGACTTTCCGCGGGCTGGTCCGCTCTCTGCAATTCGTGACCGAGGGCAGCAGCCTTGTCCTGCGTTTTGATACGGCGCGACCGGCACGAATTCGCGCGGAAACGATGGGCAATTCGGCGATCCAGGTCCGGGTAGAGCAAGTGAGCGACGAGGAAACTCTCGGCACACGCCCGATCGGTTCCGAAGGCGAAGATGTGGTCCCACAGCAGGAACTGCAGCGCGGACCCTTTGACAGCTATCAGCCCGGCGATTCCTACGAGTTGGTATTCCTGAAGTATGCCGACGTATCCGAGATCGTCGGACTGCTTGCCGATGGTGCAGAGATTGCGCCCAACGATGTCTTCATCCGCCGCGAACCTGGTTTCGGTTCGCCTGGTGCCAACCAGTCGACCAGCTATATCGGCGCGCCCCAGCAGGCGGAACGCGAAGACCAGCCGCTGGGCCAGAATGTCGGCAATGGCCTCGCCGTCGATCGCCGCCTCAACGCAATCTGGGTTACCGGATCGCAAGAGCGGATTGAGCGGGTCAAGCGTCAGATCGAACTGATCGACGTGCCGGTGGACAGCGTCATCCTCGAAACGCAGTTCGTGGAACTGACCGAAACGGGTGCCCGCAATCTCGGGATCGATTTCACCAACTCGAATGGTCAGATCGCTGTCGGCAACCTTGCAACCGGCGGTTTTCTCCCATTCGGCGTGGACCCGACCGATGTCTTGCCATCAGGCCAGTTGCAGGCGGCGATTTACGCGCAGATACAGAAGGGCGAAGGCCGGATCGTCTCGCGTCCGCGGATCGCGGCGCAGAGCGGCTCTACTGCCAAGATCATCACGGGCGATGCCTTGCCGATCCTGACTTCGATCCAGCTTTCGGGCGTCAATGGCGTGTCCCAGCAGGTCCAGTATGTGAATGTCGGCGTGACGCTCCAGATCGCGCCGCGCGTCAGTACTGACGGATATATTACATCGAAAATCTATGGCGTGGTGTCGAGTGTGACCGGCTTCAGCCAAGGCTATCCCACGATCAGCCAGCGCGAGGCAGAGACCAGCGCCTCGGTGCGTGACGGCGAAACCTTTGTGATTGGCGGCCTGACGCAGGAAAACGTCCTGACGACCAAGTCAAAGATACCGCTGCTGGGAGATATCCCGCTGCTTGGCGCTGCTTTCCGTACGGAACGCTCCACCAGCACAACAACCGAATTGTACATCGTCATCACGCCGAGGATCGTGCGCCATCGCAGGTTCGAGAATAACGCGCCCGCGCCCCGTGATGAATTGATGCCTGCCGAAGGAGACGAAGATTAAGGTTCGCAGCTCGATGTAAAATTCATCTTAGTTCGAGCGATTTTATAGTGAATTCTGCAGTTATATTTCACGCAAGGCTTAGCCTTAGCGATGGCATTTCTCGGCCTAAGTAAATCGAAACTCAATTCGTCTCTAAATTGCAACAATTCGTCTGAAAACCCAGTATTTACCTTCTTTGTTATCAATGACCTACTCGACAGCCGCAATTGCTGTCTTACAACCCTCCCATCAGTTCAGCGCGGGTCGCGCGCCACTGAATAATTAGTCCGAATGGACAACTGGAGGGTATTTCCATGAAAGCTAAAACCTTGGCCGTTCTTGCGGCGCTTCCGATGCTGGCAATCGCTGCGCCAGCTCAGGCCCAGCAGGCTGGTGAGAAGATTGCCAACAGCTACATTTGCGTATTCGACGGTTCGGTATCGCGCGGCAATGCGAAAGCAGAAGCCAATCGCGCTGCCCAGGCGAGCCAGGCGCAGATCAAGCATGTTTATTCGGTGGCCCTGAAAGGTTTCGCGGTAAACGCTGCGCCGCAGGCGATTGCCAATATGCAGAAGAACAACAAGAACATTGCCTACTGCGAACAGGACCAAGTGGTTACCGCCATTCAGTCGCGCGGCAAGGCCAAGCCCGGCGGTGGCGGCGGTGCGCAGCCTCCGCAGGAAACGCCTTGGGGTATCGCCCGCGTTAACGGCGGCGCGCCTGGCAATTTCGCAACCGCTTGGGTCATCGACAGTGGTGTCCAGCTCGACCACCCCGATCTCAACGTCGACATTGCCCGTTCGGCAAGCTTCGTTCGCGGCGATGCTGGTGACCAGAATGGCCACGGAACCCACGTTGCAGGCACTATCGCTGCCATCGATAACAACATCGGCGTAATCGGCGTGGCACCGGGCGCTCCCGTTGTCGCAATTCGCGTTCTCGACCGCCGCGGCTCGGGTTCGAACTCGGGCGTAATTGCCGGTGTTGACTATGTCGCACAGTATGGCCGCCCTGGTGACGTCGCCAACATGAGCCTCGGCGGCGGTGTCAGCACTGCGCTTGACCAGGCAGTTGTGAATGCAGCTTCGGGCGGCGTTCGTTTCGCTCTTGCCGCAGGTAACGAGCGTGACAACGCGAACAACCACTCGCCCGCACGTGCAAACGGGAACAACGTTTACACCGTCTCGTCGTTTGCAATCGGCGACAACTGGTCGAGCTTCTCGAACTACGGCAATCCGCCGGTAGATTTCGCGGAGCCGGGTTCGTCGATCAAATCGACTTGGACCGGCAGCGGCTACAACACCATCAGCGGCACTTCGATGGCGACCCCGCATCTTGCTGGTATCCTGCTTCAGGGCAATGTCGGTAATGGCGGCAACGTCAACGGCGATCCGGATGGCAATCCCGACACAATCGGCGTTGTCCAGTAAGGTTGGCGCCTAGGTAATGAAGAGGGCTCGGCAATCTGCCGGGCCCTTTTTCTTTGCTGCTTGATTTTCTCGGCTTGCGCGCCTAACTAGCCGCCATCCCGACATTGTCGCGACACTGTGGGGCTGGCGCTGCAAGGGGCCGGCCACAAACTCTTATGAGCAATCAGCCTGTCGCGGCGATCGAGTAAACTGGAGACCGAATGGCCGATCTGGCACGCTTGAACGATATTATCGAACCCGAAGCCAAAGCGCTCGGATTCGAACTTGTGCGCGTAAAGATGGTGCAGTCTGAAGCCGGTGATGGCGGACAGGCCCTTCAGATCATGGCAGAAGACCCGGCAACCGGACAGCTGGTGATCGAACAATGCGCCGCGCTTTCGCGCCGTGTTTCGGAACGCCTCGATGCGCTCGAAGAAGAAGGCACTGTGCTCGTTCCCGGTGCCTATCATCTCGAAGTTTCCAGCCCCGGCATTGATCGCCCGCTTACCCGGGCCAAGGACTTTGCCAATTGGGCAGGGCACGAAGCCAAGATCTCCCTGACCGAGAAAGTCCACGGGCACCGCAATCTTCGCGGCCCCATCGTTGGCCTCGACGATGACGACATGGTCACTGTCGACGATAACAAAGCCGGAGAGCTTTCCTTTCCGCGCAACCTGATCCATTCGGCCAAGCTGGTTCTCACCGACGAGCTTATCGCCGCAACTCAACCCCTCGATGCCGATGGCGCCGAGGAAGTCCTAGAAGACACCGAAGAAAAGGCAGACGACTGATGGCCAGTGCCATTTCCGCCAACAAGGCTGAACTCCTCGCAATCGCCAATGCGGTTGCAACGGAAAAAATGATCGACAAATCCATCGTGATCGAAGCGATGGAAGAGGCGATCCAGAAGTCTGCCCGTAACCGTTATGGTGCGGAAAACGATATTCGTGCCAAGCTCGACCCGCAGACCGGCGATCTTCGCCTGTGGCGCGTCGTGGAAGTCGTCGAGGAAGTCGAAGACTATTTCAAGCAGGTCGATCTGAAGGCTGCGCAGAAGCTCGAGAAGGACGCCAAGATTGGCGACTTCATCGTCGATCCGCTGCCGCCGGTCGACCTTGGCCGCATCGACGCGCAAAGCGCTAAGCAGGTGATCTTCCAGAAGGTCCGCGATGCCGAGCGTGAGCGTCAGTTCGAAGAATTCAAGGACCGCGCTGGCGAAGTCATCACTGGCGTCATCAAGTCGGTCGAATTCGGCCACGTGATCGTCAACCTCGGCCGCGCCGAGGGCGTCATCCGCCGCGATCAGCAGATCCCGCGTGAAGCAGCCCGAGTGGGCGAGCGTGTCCGCGCGCTGATCACCAAGGTGGAGCGCAACAATCGCGGTCCGCAGATTTTCCTCAGCCGTGCGCACCCCGACTTCATGCGCAAGCTGTTCGCGCAGGAAGTGCCGGAAATTTACGACGGCATTATCGAAATCAAGGCTGCTGCCCGTGACCCGGGTAGCCGCGCCAAGATCGGCGTAATCAGCCACGACAGCAGCATTGACCCGGTCGGTGCCTGTGTCGGTATGAAGGGTAGCCGTGTCCAGGCTGTCGTGCAGGAATTGCAGGGCGAAAAGATCGACATCATCCCGTGGAGCGATGACGGCGCAACCTTCATCGTGAACGCGCTTCAGCCCGCAACGGTCAGCCGCGTTGTCCTCGACGAAGAAGATGGCCGCATCGAAGTGGTCGTCCCAGACGACCAGCTCTCGCTCGCCATCGGTCGCCGCGGCCAGAACGTGCGCCTCGCCAGCCAGCTGACGGGCAACCAGATCGATATCATGACCGAGGAGGAAGCCTCGGAGAAGCGCCAGAAGGAATTCGCCGAGCGTTCGAACACGTTCGAAAGCGAACTGGACGTCGATGAAACGCTTTCGCAGCTGCTGGTTGCCGAAGGTTTCGCCGATCTCGAAGAAGTTGCCTATGTCGAGCTGGCCGAACTCGCCAGCATCGAAGGCTTCGACGAAGACCTCGCTGAAGAACTCCAGAACCGCGCCAAGGAAGCGCTCGACCGTCAGGAAGCCGGGCACCGTGAAGTGCGCCGCGAACTGGGTGTCGAAGACGCGCTTGCCGAATTGCCTCACCTGAGTGAAGCGATGCTGGTCACGCTGGGCAAGGCCGGCATCAAGACGCTCGACGATCTTGCCGACCTTGCGACCGACGAACTGATTGCCAAGAAGCGCGAAGCACCGCGCCGCCGGAACAACAATCCCGACGGCCCGCCGATGCGCAGCGATCGTCCGCAGCGCGAGCAGGACAAGGGCGGCGTTCTGGGCGAATTCGGCCTGACTGAAGAGCAGGGCAACGAAATCATCATGGCTGCCCGCGCGCATTGGTTCGAAGACGAAGAGGAAGCTCCGGCAGCCGCCGAGACGACCGACACGCAGGAGGCCGCCGATGCGGACTCCACCCAATGAGAGCCTGACGTCCGACATCGCTGAAGTCTCGCGGCCCCGTAAACCGGAGCCCGAGAGGCGCTGCATTCTTTCGGGAGACACCGGTCCACGCGCTGCGCTGGTCCGTCTCGCCGTCTCGCCGTCCGGACTTGTCCTGCCCGATGCGCAGGAAAAGGCGCCGGGCAGAGGCGCCTGGGTAACGAGCGAGCGCGCCCTCATCGAGGAGGCGCTGGCCAACGGTAAGCTCAAGGGCGCGCTGTCACGCGCGTTCAAAACGAGTGATCTGGAAATTCCAGCGAACTTGCCGGAAAAGATCCAGGACGCTTTGACCAGGGTATTTCTTGACCGCCTGGGTCTCGAAATGCGCGTCGGAGCGCTTATGTTAGGGACGCAGCGCATCGCCGAAACGGCACGGAGCGGGGGCGTTGCGCTCCTGCTTCACGCCAGCGATTCCAGCGAAGACGGGCGCAAGAAGCTCGATCAGGCCTGGCGCGTCGGCAGTGAAGCGGAAGGTTCCGGAATGCGTGGGTGGATACTCCCACTGGACCGTGACGCACTGTCTGTGGCATTGGGCCGCGACAATGTCGTCCATCTGGCGCTGGCCGGCGATGCCGCGGCCGCAAGGGTTCTCAAGCCCTTGGTGCGCCTCATGCATTACCTCGGGCACGATATCCCGACCGACAATGGGCGCACGATGCCGCGCGCCGATGACGATTTGAACGATACGAAGAAGAGAAACGAGCAAGAATGAGCGACGACGAAAAGAAACCTGCCCGTAAACCGCTGACCCTCAAGGGTGCTCAGCCGGGCGAGGTCAAGCAAACCTTCAGCCACGGCCGCACCAATAAGGTTGCGGTCGAGGTGAAGCGCCGCCGTAAGCTCGTAAAGCCGGGCGAAACGCCGCCGCCTCCGCCGCCGGCACCTGTGCCTGAACCGGTTGCCGAACCGGCTCCTGCACCCGCGCCTGTGGCCAAGAAGGCTGCGCCCAAGAAGCCTTCTCCGGCTGCCGAAACTCCGCAGGAACGTGTCGCTCGTCTCCAGCGCGAAGCCGAGGAAGCTCGTCTGAAGCTCGCCGAAGATGCGCGTAAGCGCGACGATGCAGCCGCCAAGAAGGCTGCCATCGACGAAAAACAGCGCGCCGAAGATAACCGCAAGGCCGAAGAAAAGGCCGAGAAGAAGGCTGAAGAAGAAGCCAAGCCAGCACCTGTTGAAGAAGCGCCCGCGGAACCGGTCGCTGAGGCACCCGCTGACGTAGCAGCTCCGGCTCCGGCCGGTCGCAAGTTCACGCCGGTCAAGCGTCCCGAGATCAAGAAGCCGGAACGCAAGAAAAAAGAAGAAAAGCCCGCTCGTACCGTCGAGCAACCGGACAAGCGCCGTGCTGGCAAGCTGACGGTCAACAAGGCCTTGAACGAAGACGAAGGTCGCCGTGCACGCAGCCTCGCCGCCCTTAAGCGGGCGCGCGAAAAGGAACGCCGCATGCAGGGCGGTGGCTCCAGCAAGCCGCGCGAAAAGCAGGTTCGCGACGTTATCGTCCCCGAAGCGATCACGGTTGGCGAATTGGCCAAGCGTATGGGCGAGAAGGGCGCAGACCTCGTCAAGGAACTCTTCAATCTCGACATGATGGTCACCGTCAACCAGACGATCGACCAGGACACTGCAGAGCTGCTGGTCGACCAGTTCGGTCACAACATCGAACGCGTGTCCGAAGCTGATGTCGACATCGACACAGCGGAAGATCAAGATCCGGAAGAAACGCTCAAGCCGCGTCCTCCGGTCGTGACGATCATGGGCCATGTCGACCACGGCAAGACCAGCCTGCTGGATGCGCTGCGCGGCACGAATGTGACCCGCGGCGAAGCTGGCGGTATCACGCAGCATATCGGCAGCTACCAGGTCACGACGAAGGACGGTCAGAAGATCACCTTCCTCGATACGCCTGGCCACGCCGCCTTTACCGAAATGCGTCAGCGCGGCGCGAACGTGACCGATATCGTGGTACTCGTCGTGGCCGCCGATGACGGCATCATGCCGCAGACGATCGAGGCCATCAACCACACCAAGGCTGCCGGTGTCCCGATGATCGTTGCGATCAACAAGATGGACAAGCCGGAAGCCAATCCGGACAATATCCGCACCCGCTTGCTCGAACACGAGGTGATCGTGGAATCGATGTCGGGCGATGTGCAGGATGTGGAAATCTCCGCCAAGGAGAAGACCAATCTGGACGAGCTACTCGAGAAAATCGCTCTACAGGCCGAATTGCTTGAACTGAAAGCACGCCCCGATCGCATGGCCGAGGCAAGAGTGATCGAGGCACAACTCGACAAGGGCCGCGGCCCGGTTGCAACTGTGCTCATCACGCGCGGTACATTGAAGCGCGGCGATACCTTCGTGGTTGGCACCCAGAGCGGCCGCGTCCGCGCGATCGTCAACGACCAAGGCAAGCAGATCAAGGAAGCCGGCCCCGCGATGCCGGTCGAAGTTCTGGGTCTGGGCGGCGTTCCCAGGGCAGGCGATGTGCTGGCCGTTGTCGAAAACGAACAGCGCGCCCGCGAAGTCGCTCAGTATCGCCAGGAAAAGGCGACCGAAAAGCGCACTGCGCTGGCACCGACCAATTTCGATACGATGTTCAACAACATTGCGTCCGACGTGGTCGAATTCCCTGTCGTGGTGAAGGCCGATGTTCAGGGTTCGGTGGAAGCGATCAATACCGCGCTCCACAACCTTTCGAATGATCTCATCAAGGTGCGCGTGCTTCACGCCGGCGTTGGCGCGATCACTGAAAGCGACGTTTCGCTGGCTGCGGCATCGGGTGCGCCGATCATCGGCTTCAATGTTCGTCCGAACGCCAAGGCGCGCGAACTGGTGAAGCGTGACGGCGTCGAGATGAAATATTACGACGTCATCTATCACCTGACCGAAGAGATCGCGAAGGAAATGGCTGGCGAGCTTGGTCCGGAGCGGATCGAACACGTCGTGGGCCGTGCTGCCGTCAAGGATGTGTTCCGTTCGGGCAAGAAGGACAAGGCCGCGGGTCTGCTGGTCGAAGAAGGCGTTATCCGCAAGGGGCTGCACGCACGCCTCACGCGCGACGACGTCATTGTCTCGGCCACGACCATCGCCTCGCTGCGCCGCTTCAAGGACGATGTGGACGAAGTCCGCACCGGTCTGGAATGCGGTGTGGTCCTCGCCGACACGAACGACATCAAACCGGGCGACCAGCTTGAAGTGTTCGAAATTGAGGAACGTGAAAGGACTTTGTGATGTCCCCATTCTTGATGATTGCAGCGGGACTTCAGTTGGCGGTCATGATCTATGTCTTGATCGTGTTCTCTGGAATGGCTCGCAACATCGCCAAGCAAAGCGAAAGCATGGAGCGAATTGCCAGAGCCTTGGAGCGTGATCGCACGCTGTGAGCCTAGTCACGAATAAACGACCACATAACGAAGGCGCCGCCCATGCCGATCTCATGGGCGTCGCTTTCGAAAGCTTCGATGCGGAGCGTGAGGAAATCACGCTCCGTTTCATTGCGCCCGACAGCTTCATCACCCCGCGCGGCAGCGTGCAGGGTGGATTGGTCGCCGGGTTTCTCGACGAGGTGATGGGGTGGGCGCATGTCTGGGCGACCGACCACGCAGAAGCACCGCTGAACCTGGAAATCTCGCTGACTTTGCTGCGGCCCGTCTTGGCCGGGCCCTTGGTCGGTAAAGGACGGGTCATCCGCCGAGGAAGACGCGTTATTTTTCTCGAAGGCGAATTGTTCGACGAGCTTGGAAACCTGCTCGCGCGCTCGACCAGCACTGCAATTCCCACACCGCGCCCCACAGGAGAAGCCTGATGGCCCGTAACGATTCCACTCGCGAACAACAGTCCGTCCGCGTCCTCAAGGTGGGCGAGCGTGTCCGGCATATCCTGTCGGAACTGCTCGCGCGCGGCGAGGCGCATGACGATGTGCTGCGCGCTTCGAATATCGCGGTAACGGAGGTTCGGATGACGCCGGACCTTCGCAACGCCAAGGCCTATGTGAAGCCGCTACTCGGTCAGGACGAAGAGGCGGTATTGAAGGCGCTGCGCACGAATACTGCTTTCTTCCAGAAGGAAGTCGCCAAACGCCTCGGCCTGAAATTCGCGCCCAAGCTTGCCTTCAAACCCGATGAAAGCTTCGACGAAGCCGACCGGATCGAGCAGCTGCTCTCCGACCCCAAGGTCGCGCGCGACCTCGGGGACGACGAGTAGCCTTTAGGCCGTAGCACCTGGCATCGTGTAGCCGACCGGCGCATCCGGACCGAGCGGGATGCCGAGATAGAACCAGAGCACGATCAGGATCGTGCCCGATACCAGCAGCCATACCGAATAGGGCAGCATCATCGCGGTGAGGCTGCCGAGACCGAAATCCTTCTTCCAGCGCTGCGCGAAGACAAGGATCAGCGGGAAATAGACCATCAGCGGCGTGATGATGTTGGTGGCACTGTCACCGACGCGGTAGGCCGCCGTGGCGCCTTCCGGGCTGATGCCCAGCAGCATGAGCATCGGTACGAGGATCGGCGCCAGGAGCGCCCATTTCGCGCTGGCCGATCCCACGAACAGGTTGAGCAGTGCCGTGAACAGCACCATCAGGCCCAGCACCAATGGCAGGGGCAATCCGGTGGACTCGATCCCTGCTGCTCCGTGTACGGCGGTGATCAGGCCAAGATTGGACCAACCGAACATCGCCACGAAGTGCGCCGCGGCAAAGGCAAGGACGAGGTAATATCCCATGTCCTTCATGCTTTCGGCCATCATGTCGACGAGGTCGCGGTGGCTCTTGATTGCGCCTGTCGCCCGGCCATAGGCCCACCCTGTAAGCAGGAAGAGCAGGAAAAACGCCGCTACCAGCGATTGGTAGAACGGGCGAAGCTGCGCGTGGATGGAACAATCGCTCGCCGGAACAGCTTCGCAGGCCGCTTCGTCGATCAGCGGAGTGCCCGGTGCAAATACCATGAGCGCCCAAAGGCCGACCACCAACAATGCGGCCAAGCCTGCATGACGCAGTCCCTTGGCGGCCAGTGGGCCAGTTTCGCCCGCTGGATCGGGACTGAGATCTTCGCCGCCGGCAGCAGCCGAAGCGCCGCCGGTCCAGGTCCCCAGGCGCGGTTCGATGATCTTGTCCGTGACGAACCAGATGATCGGCAGGAAGACGAGGGTCATCGCACTGATGAAATACCAATTGCCCGCGATATTCGCGGTCCAGACAGGATCGAGCGCGCTGGCACCCACTGCTTCTTCCGTGATGCCGAACAGCAAGGCGTCGAGCTGGCCAGGGGAGATATTGGCGGAGAAGCCGCCGGACACGCCGGCAAAGGCCGCTGCAATACCTGCAAGCGGGTGACGTCCGGCAGCGGCGAACAGAATGCCCGCCAGCGGGATCAGGACGACATAACCGGCATCGGCTGCATGGTTGCCGAGCATCGCGACCAGCGCGACGACCGGGGTCAGCAATGCCTTGGGAGCGCTTTTGACCGCGGAGGCCATTCCGGCCGCAAAGAAGCCCGAACGTTCAGCGACGCCTGCGCCAAGCATCACCACCAGCACGTAGCCGAGCGGGTGGAAGTGCGTGAAAGTCTTGGGCATTTCGACCCATAGCCGCTGGATGTTTTCTGCCGACAACAGGCTGACCGCATCGATTTGCATCGCGGCGCCAGTGCTCTGATCGACTTCGGTGGGATGCAGCGCGGATACGCCAGCCATGGCGGAGATGATCGAAACAACGACCAATGCGATGATCAGGTAGAAAAAGATGAAGACCGGATCGGGCAATTTGTTGCCCGTACGTTCGACCCATCCAAGAATGCCGCCGTTCTGTGCCGGTGCTGTTTCAGCCTGTGCCATCGCTTTGCAACTCTCCCTTTGTCGCCGCGCTCGCTATCTTCCCCAGCAAGCACTGTCGCTGCGCTTAACAGGTCATGCGCTTAGAGGTAGGAGGCGTTGATGGCCAAGCTCTATTTCTATTATGCCAGTATGAACGCGGGAAAAAGTTCCACTCTCCTGCAAACGGCATTCAATTACGGCGAGCGCGGCATGCGCGTATCGCTGTGGACCGCAGCGCTTGATGATCGTGCCGGGTTTGGCGCCATATCGAGCCGGATCGGGCTGGCGAGCGATGCCAACCGGTTTGAGCGAGATACCGATATCGCCGGTCACGTTCTGGCCGAGCACTCGGAAACCCCGCTGGCCTGCGTGCTGGTGGACGAGGCGCAGTTCCTGACCAGTCAGCAGGTCTGGCAACTCGCCAAGCTGGCGGATGAAGCGGGCATTCCGGTGCTCTGCTACGGGCTGAGGACTGACTTTCAGGGCGAACTGTTCCCCGGTTCTGCGACCCTGCTGGGTATTGCGGACAAGCTGGTCGAGATGAAGGCGGTGTGCGACTGCGGCCGCAAGGCCACGATGAACCTGCGTGTCGATGAAAGCGGCAAGGCCGTGAGAGAGGGTGCCCAGACCGAAATCGGGGGCAATGACCGCTACGTGGCCATGTGCCGCAAGCATTTCTCTGCCGCATTGGCGCAATAGGGATGCAAGGGCCCTCCCGGCTACCTATCTAGCGAAAATGACAGAAACTCTCGCTCTCGCGGTCATCCTGATACCTTGCCTTGTTATCGCAATCGTCTTTCATGAGGTGGCGCATGGCTGGGTGGCGCTCATGCTCGGGGACACTACCGCCCGCGATTTGGGGCGGCTCACACTGAACCCGATAAAGCATGTTGACCCGGTGGGAACGCTGTTGGTGCCGGGGGCCCTTGCCCTGATGGGCGGGCCGATTTTCGGCTGGGCCAAGCCGGTACCGGTCAATGCGCGCAGGCTGAATAACCCGCGCTACGGTATGATGGCCGTGGCCGCAGCGGGGCCGGGGACGAATATCCTGCTCGCTTTTATCGGCGCAGTGCTGGTCGGCCTTGCGTCCGGCCTGGCCATGAATTGGGGCACCCAGCTGCCGGAATTCGCAATGACAGCCTTTGGCGCGTTCATCCTCATCAACGCGTTCCTCGCCTTCTTCAACCTGTTGCCGATACCGCCATTCGACGGCTCCCATATCGTCGGCGGCTTGTTGCCGAGGCGCTGGGCGAAGCAATGGCAGCAACTGCAGGCGCTGGGCATGTTGCTCTTGGTCGTGCTGATTGCGGC
This genomic window contains:
- a CDS encoding AbgT family transporter; amino-acid sequence: MAQAETAPAQNGGILGWVERTGNKLPDPVFIFFYLIIALVVVSIISAMAGVSALHPTEVDQSTGAAMQIDAVSLLSAENIQRLWVEMPKTFTHFHPLGYVLVVMLGAGVAERSGFFAAGMASAVKSAPKALLTPVVALVAMLGNHAADAGYVVLIPLAGILFAAAGRHPLAGIAAAFAGVSGGFSANISPGQLDALLFGITEEAVGASALDPVWTANIAGNWYFISAMTLVFLPIIWFVTDKIIEPRLGTWTGGASAAAGGEDLSPDPAGETGPLAAKGLRHAGLAALLVVGLWALMVFAPGTPLIDEAACEAVPASDCSIHAQLRPFYQSLVAAFFLLFLLTGWAYGRATGAIKSHRDLVDMMAESMKDMGYYLVLAFAAAHFVAMFGWSNLGLITAVHGAAGIESTGLPLPLVLGLMVLFTALLNLFVGSASAKWALLAPILVPMLMLLGISPEGATAAYRVGDSATNIITPLMVYFPLILVFAQRWKKDFGLGSLTAMMLPYSVWLLVSGTILIVLWFYLGIPLGPDAPVGYTMPGATA
- a CDS encoding thymidine kinase, with translation MAKLYFYYASMNAGKSSTLLQTAFNYGERGMRVSLWTAALDDRAGFGAISSRIGLASDANRFERDTDIAGHVLAEHSETPLACVLVDEAQFLTSQQVWQLAKLADEAGIPVLCYGLRTDFQGELFPGSATLLGIADKLVEMKAVCDCGRKATMNLRVDESGKAVREGAQTEIGGNDRYVAMCRKHFSAALAQ
- a CDS encoding site-2 protease family protein: MTETLALAVILIPCLVIAIVFHEVAHGWVALMLGDTTARDLGRLTLNPIKHVDPVGTLLVPGALALMGGPIFGWAKPVPVNARRLNNPRYGMMAVAAAGPGTNILLAFIGAVLVGLASGLAMNWGTQLPEFAMTAFGAFILINAFLAFFNLLPIPPFDGSHIVGGLLPRRWAKQWQQLQALGMLLLVVLIAATWAFPNARWIENTILPPVTWMSGLFFSVADGIAGFVS